The genome window TCTCTCGGTCTCTCATCGTCAAGTTTTTGACACTCACCTAAGCACGCGGAAAGCCTTGTTGCTGATAATAGTAGGGTGCTATACCAAGATACTAGGCCTTTCAGCCTCTATGTATTACCTCTTAATCGATTATACAATTATCTTCATTTTTCTTTTGGGTTGGTAGTCTCTGTACTACTACAGCTGCTTCTTTATCATCAAATGATGTTTAAATATAGCAAATGCGAAAAACTGATGTCTGTGGTTTGGCTATCTTCGTCAGCTTCATGTGTCTTAATGTATAAATTATTTGCTGGTGATAGAACTAATATTGGTAGTCAAGTACAAGGGTAGTTGAAGGCGAGTACGTAAGTAATAATCCCGTAAAGGAAAGAGAATTTACGAGTTACATTTCATTTAGAGACTTAAACTAAGGAGCCAATGGTCCTTTCCATACCTTAATCGATACATTCTTCTGTACAAAAAAATCACACTTGCAGAATATGTTTTAATCAATGTCTAATCTATTTTTATGATCAGAAAAGAATCTAGAATCCAACCAAACTGGCCCTAATCGATGTGACTTCATCCTACATACTGGTTTTCTTATCAAATACATATATTGGATGCAGCAAGCAAGTTGGATGAATAATCTGCCCAATCACGCgttcttatttttctttctatTAATGTGTATGTGGGTGGTGGAAGAATAGGCCAGAAATGCTACATTTCTATAAACATCTGAGCCACACAAAGTGCAACCTAAACCAGCAACAGAGATTATAAAGACATCAAAGCCTCTGGCTTCTCAAAATTTATAGTACTAATCTACTTCAAAACAAGCCAGAATAGATCAAACTATTACAAACGGAGGTCTTACTAGGCGCAGTCCAAGATAATAAAGGACCAGGATATAATGGCGTAACAATAGATATAACTATCACCTGACTATACATATACATGCCTGTTTAAGAGTTCAGTTTCAAAGAGAGAGCTAAGGATCCACAAGGATTTTTCTTAGTTCATGACTGCCTGCAACGCTGCTGCATCCTGAACCAATCAACGAGGTAATCTGAACCTGATCAGACCTTACTGGTTCATCATCATCATTCCTATGCCAACTCCAAGAGGCATGAGTTAAATTAATTATCGCAAGTTCACCATGGCCAAAGCTTGCTTCACGGAAGACGGACCAATCTGGCTGGGGTAGCTTGTACCTGTCAGTAATTTGTCAAGACATGTAAGTTCAGCATCATAATAACTCCCACTCTAATTTTAACTAAAGTGGCACCTAGAAACTTCTAAAATCCAAATTTTGCACGTTAAAGTTGTTCAACTATGATGAACCACCTCCTAAGCTAAATGTGTGAAAGAAATGCGAAGAAGAATACAGAGACCATTTATGATCTAAACGAGTTTTTACTTCCATTCTCATTTTATGGATCCTGTGCTCAGCAAGCAGGAAAAATTACTCAAGGAAGACTTACTTGCGCGCTAAACCTTCTTTATTTCCTCCATCGCCAATTGTTATGTGAACAGCACCACAAGGATCAGGTCTACCATTATTAACTCGTTTCTGTTTTCAAAGAAGAGAATAGGTGTGTTATGCATCCAATATCAAGAATAAGAAGCTAATAAGCAAGCCAGGCATACCGTGCGCTCATAAGCATGAACATGTCCAGCAAACACTATATCTGCACCGCCTGCATACAGCAAAGGCTCCATAGTTGTCATCATGTCATCAGCTTCACCTTGATGGGCTTCGTTACTATTATACCATGGCACATGGAATAACACAACCAACCAAGGAGTCTTTTTACGATCTACTTTTAGGAGATCAGCCTACAGTTGAATTTCCAATAAATGCATTTATATTAGCAAAACGACATGTCGCTATGCTTTTCAATTAAGCATGCCAAGGAattcttagtttttttttttcctctGAATAATTTCCTTACATGCCATACAACCTGACTTCCCCCTCCGCCGAAACAATTAGATAGTTGAATAACCAGAAGATAGAGGCTAGATCATATGGATATTGTGTGAAATTCGAAGGAAGCCTCTAGTGCTAATATGAAACACAAAATGAACTAGGTGTTCATTTATAAGCATAATAATAAATTCTCTACTTGTTGGTATACCTCTTGTATAGGGGAGCTTTTCCCATTTTGTTAATAAAAAATACCATTTAGCTTATTAAGAAAAGATAGACAAGTTGGACTTTAACTCTAAACAGCCATAAGGAAAATTTTGCTGCTTACTAGTCTACATTTTAAAAGCTACATGCCTAACGTCCTTAATTTCTTCAATACGTATACCAAGTGTGCTTTCCCCTACAATTTTCATAACTTTCTATAAAAATAACCTAAATACCTAGAAATCTGAAAGAATGAGcagccaaaaagaaagaaaaaaaagaaggggGAAGGGGGGGGCGCAGATTAGGACTTCCTAGAGATTAAATTCCAGAAAAAGGAAATACTACAAATGTCATAAGTGAACCAAATGGTCAAAAGCAAAGGAAATACTACAAATGTCATAAGTGAACCAAATGGTCAAAAGCAGAAGTGTCATATTATTCTTTAAACTGTGACTCTACTTTTATATCAGAACACTCTTCAAAAGCAGAAGATTTCCATTTTTTCAGGAATAAATGAGAGCTCAGCTAACCTTCAGCCATCTATATTGATCAGAGTACTCATCATAGTCAGTATATGAACCAAGCATGATTGTATGAACCCCTGCAACATCAAATGAATAGTAGAGATTTGAAGTAGATCCACTCTCCTCAAATGGCATCTTCCACCTGGAGTTGTAAGATATAAATTCATTCACAATGAATGGTATGTTTTCCTTTTCATGATTCCCTTGAGTCACCATCCATGGCCTAGCACTAGCCAGCGGCTGAACCAGTTGACCAAATGTGTCCCACCTATGTTGAATATAATCAGCATAAGAAAGGTCACCAGGTAGCAAATGAACATCATATTTACATTGGTCTATATGGTCTAAAGTTGACTTTGTCCATCCAGTCTGGCCCAAATCTCCTGCCACAGCAAAAGTAACCGGAAACTTAGATGGTGGAGTTTTGAGCTGGAACTCCGGACCTTCTCCACCACATCTGTAGAAGTACACTGTGTT of Nicotiana tomentosiformis chromosome 7, ASM39032v3, whole genome shotgun sequence contains these proteins:
- the LOC104095666 gene encoding purple acid phosphatase 18-like, whose protein sequence is MELNVKIIILQLLSLTAVLFIGVTVRAGEGEYVRRPPRKAFRLPWDPKPSSQPQQVHISLAGDKHIRVSWVTTDKSSPSIIEYGTSTGKYSFKAQGESTKYSYLLYSSGMIHHTVIGPLQDNTVYFYRCGGEGPEFQLKTPPSKFPVTFAVAGDLGQTGWTKSTLDHIDQCKYDVHLLPGDLSYADYIQHRWDTFGQLVQPLASARPWMVTQGNHEKENIPFIVNEFISYNSRWKMPFEESGSTSNLYYSFDVAGVHTIMLGSYTDYDEYSDQYRWLKADLLKVDRKKTPWLVVLFHVPWYNSNEAHQGEADDMMTTMEPLLYAGGADIVFAGHVHAYERTKRVNNGRPDPCGAVHITIGDGGNKEGLARKYKLPQPDWSVFREASFGHGELAIINLTHASWSWHRNDDDEPVRSDQVQITSLIGSGCSSVAGSHELRKILVDP